A genomic region of Eucalyptus grandis isolate ANBG69807.140 chromosome 5, ASM1654582v1, whole genome shotgun sequence contains the following coding sequences:
- the LOC104443824 gene encoding ubiquitin-conjugating enzyme E2 4 yields MSSPSKRREMDLMKLMMSDYKVEMINDGMQEFYVEFHGPKDSPYQGGLWRIRVELPDAYPYKSPSIGFVNKIYHPNVDEMSGSVCLDVINQTWSPMFDLVNVFEVFLPQLLLYPNPADPLNGEAAAIMMRDRGAYEQRVKEYCEKYAKPEDVGAAGEDKSSDEELSEDDYGSSDDEVAGKADP; encoded by the exons ATGTCTTCTCCAAGCAAGCGCCGAGAGATGGATTTGATGAAGCT GATGATGAGTGATTACAAGGTGGAGATGATCAATGATGGCATGCAAGAGTTCTATGTGGAGTTCCATGGACCCAAAGACA GTCCTTACCAGGGAGGTCTATGGAGGATAAGGGTTGAGCTGCCAGATGCTTATCCTTATAAATCCCCTTCGATTGGCTTTGTCAATAAAATTTATCACCCAAATGTCGATGAAAT GTCAGGATCAGTTTGTTTGGATGTTATCAATCAGACCTGGAGCCCCATGTTTG ATTTGGTCAATGTGTTTGAGgtgtttcttcctcaacttcttttgtATCCCAACCCAGCGGATCCATTAAATGGAGAAGCTGCTGCTATTATGATGCGTGATAGAGGTGCATATGAACAAAGAGTGAAAG AGTACTGTGAGAAATATGCCAAACCCGAAGATGTTGGTGCAGCTGGGGAGGACAAATCAAGTGATGAGGAGCTGAGCGAGGATGACTATGGTTCGAGTGACGACGAGGTCGCCGGCAAAGCTGATCCTTAG